From the Erythrolamprus reginae isolate rEryReg1 chromosome Z, rEryReg1.hap1, whole genome shotgun sequence genome, one window contains:
- the MRPL52 gene encoding large ribosomal subunit protein mL52 isoform X1, protein MAIPGTAKLGPQLVKLARSFHCSTVKHAGSTWRLKHGLPENPSDRGLTTDLPDWSFADGRPAPPMAGHVRRLEKQREIVKRITKLSSEIDHGMKKWEMKTKKELEDQEEKRRKRLQPKGASIRKLPK, encoded by the exons ATGGCGATTCCCGGGACCGCGAAACTGG GACCCCAGCTTGTGAAATTGGCTCGGAGTTTCCATTGCAGCACCGTGAAGCATGCGGGAAGTACTTGGAGATTGAA gcATGGTCTCCCTGAAAACCCATCCGATCGTGGGCTCACTACCGATTTACCGGATTGGTCTTTTGCTG ATGGCAGGCCCGCTCCTCCCATGGCAGGTCATGTCCGACGACTGGAAAAACAGCGGGAGATAGTG AAGCGCATAACCAAGCTCTCCTCTGAAATAGACCACGGGATGAAAAAGtgggaaatgaaaacaaaaaaggaGCTAGAAGACCAAGAAGAGAAACGACGCAAGAGACTTCAGCCCAAAGGAGCCTCCATCCGGAAGCTCCCGAAGTAA
- the MRPL52 gene encoding large ribosomal subunit protein mL52 isoform X3 — MAIPGTAKLGPQLVKLARSFHCSTVKHAGSTWRLKHGLPENPSDRGLTTDLPDWSFADGRPAPPMAGHVRRLEKQREIVTGTRCSFTEVSRRPGNKTGFLLAKTTLEIIKPTPPPSLPGF, encoded by the exons ATGGCGATTCCCGGGACCGCGAAACTGG GACCCCAGCTTGTGAAATTGGCTCGGAGTTTCCATTGCAGCACCGTGAAGCATGCGGGAAGTACTTGGAGATTGAA gcATGGTCTCCCTGAAAACCCATCCGATCGTGGGCTCACTACCGATTTACCGGATTGGTCTTTTGCTG ATGGCAGGCCCGCTCCTCCCATGGCAGGTCATGTCCGACGACTGGAAAAACAGCGGGAGATAGTG acaggaacacgatgcagtttcacagaggtttcacgaaggccaggcaataaaacaggattcttgctggcaaaaacaacactggagataataaaacccacgcctcccccaagtcttccaggcttctag
- the MRPL52 gene encoding large ribosomal subunit protein mL52 isoform X2 produces the protein MAIPGTAKLGPQLVKLARSFHCSTVKHAGSTWRLKHGLPENPSDRGLTTDLPDWSFADGRPAPPMAGHVRRLEKQREIVTQTRGKAEKQEAFVRRDETSSWPNEGQILEKARKIPSWLKRN, from the exons ATGGCGATTCCCGGGACCGCGAAACTGG GACCCCAGCTTGTGAAATTGGCTCGGAGTTTCCATTGCAGCACCGTGAAGCATGCGGGAAGTACTTGGAGATTGAA gcATGGTCTCCCTGAAAACCCATCCGATCGTGGGCTCACTACCGATTTACCGGATTGGTCTTTTGCTG ATGGCAGGCCCGCTCCTCCCATGGCAGGTCATGTCCGACGACTGGAAAAACAGCGGGAGATAGTG ACGCAAACCAGGGGAAAGGCCGAAAAACAAGAGGCTTTCGTCAGGAGAGATGAAACATCCAGCTGGCCAAATGAGGGACAGATCTTGGAAAAGGCAAGGAAGATCCCATCTTGGctgaaaagaaattaa